In Xyrauchen texanus isolate HMW12.3.18 chromosome 13, RBS_HiC_50CHRs, whole genome shotgun sequence, a single genomic region encodes these proteins:
- the trnt1 gene encoding CCA tRNA nucleotidyltransferase 1, mitochondrial, with product MQLNTKEFDSLFTDGLVGLAEIFEKNQFELRIAGGAVRDLLSGKWPEDVDFATTATPEEMKKMFQTAGIRMINNKGEKHGTITARLHNENFEVTTLRVDVQPDGRHAEVEFTTDWQKDAERRDLTINSMFLGLDGTLYDYFQGYEDLKNRKVKFVGSASLRIQEDYLRILRYFRFYGRVAAEPKQHEPETLDAIRENANGLAGISGERIWVELKKMLVGNHAGHLLELIYELDLAQYIGLPADGNVGEMKKIWQRARESSLKPMTILASLFRNQVEIERMDLRLKLSRQEKNLGLFLVKHRRDLVKGIDAHECLKPYTDFIIDSREPDTQSKVLELLKYQGEKKLFDELRRWSIPHFPVSGHDLRKLGITSGKEIGTILQELRDTWKNSRYQMSKEELLATLNRS from the exons ATTGCCGGTGGTGCAGTACGGGATCTTCTGTCAGGAAAATGGCCTGAAGATGTGGATTTTGCCACCACAGCCACACCAGAGGAAATGAAGAAAATGTTCCAGACAGCGGGGATCAGGATGATAAACAACAAAGGGGAGAAACATGGCACCATCACTGCAAGG CTTCATAATGAGAACTTTGAGGTGACCACTTTGCGAGTGGATGTACAGCCCGATGGGCGGCATGCAGAGGTGGAGTTTACCACTGACTGGCAGAAAGATGCAGAACGTAGAGACCTCACCATCAACTCCATGTTCCTGG GGCTGGATGGGACTTTGTATGATTATTTCCAAGGATATGAGGACCTCAAGAACAGGAAAGTGAAGTTTGTTGGCAGTGCCTCACTACGGATCCAGGAGGACTATCTTCGAATTTTGAGATATTTCAG ATTCTACGGACGAGTGGCAGCTGAGCCCAAACAACATGAACCTGAGACTTTGGATGCAATCAGAGAGAATGCCAATGGATTGGCAGGGATCTCAGGAGAGCGGATCTGGGTTGAACTGAAGAAGATGCTTGTTGGAAACCATGCCGGTCACCTTCTTGAGCTCATCTATGAGCTGGATCTGGCCCAGTACATAG GTCTTCCAGCAGATGGCAATGTTGGAGAGATGAAGAAGATCTGGCAGAGGGCTCGTGAGAGCTCTCTTAAACCCATGACTATCTTGGCATCTCTATTCCGAAACCAGGTTGAGATAGAGAGGATGGATCTGCGACTAAAGCTTTCCAGACAAGAGAAAAACCTGGGCCTCTTCTTGGTTAAACACAGACGAGACCTTGTTAAGGGGATAGATGCACATGAATGCCTTAAACCATACACGGATTTCATAATTGAT tCCCGAGAGCCAGACACCCAGAGTAAAGTCCTGGAGTTACTAAAGTACCAGGGAGAAAAGAAGCTCTTTGATGAGCTACGCAGGTGGTCCATCCCTCACTTCCCAGTCAGTGGGCATGACCTGCGCAAGCTGGGTATTACCTCGGGTAAGGAGATTGGCACTATCCTGCAAGAGCTTAGGGACACGTGGAAGAATAGCCGCTATCAGATGAGCAAAGAGGAACTCCTGGCAACTCTGAACAGATCCTGA